Part of the Nitrospinaceae bacterium genome, CGATTCAGTGGCACGCGAATCTTTGTGTTAAACTTACAGTAGGCATTGGGGGCCGCTTAATATGTTTTACCGGAATATGGGGAAGGGATGTATATGACCGGAAGCCGTGAATTTTTAAAAAACGTGAGGCGGCTACATCTCGCTTTATTCTTGGCGGGATCGCTTCTGTTGAGCCTTGCAAGCGCCCATTCGCTGTTTGCCCAGGGAGGGCAGCCTGTCCTGGTAATTGATGTAGAGGACGCCATATCTCCGGGTTCCACGTCATATGTGAGTCATGCGCTAGAGCAGGCCCGGCTCCAGGGGGCGCAGCTTCTCGTGATTCGGCTCGATACGCCTGGCGGGCTGGTATCGAGCACGCGTGCCATTGTTAAGTTGATTTTCGCTTCCAGTACCCCGGTGGCCGTTTTTGTTGCGCCTGGCGGCGCACGGGCCGCCTCGGCCGGAACATTCATCACCATGTCGGCCCACATCGCGGCCATGGCCCCTGGCACGAACATCGGAGCAGCGAGCCCCGTTGCAGGGGGCGGCAAGCAGATTGAGGGCGACATGCGCAACAAGGCGATGAACGATGTTGCGGCTTTCGCCCGATCAATAGCCACCCGGATGGGCCGCAACGCCGAGTGGGCCGAGAGTGCTGTTCGAGAAGCCGTTTCAGTGGACGAGGCCGAGGCGCTCAAGCTCAAGGTCATTGATCTAGTCGCGGTGGATGTAAAGTCGCTGCTGCTCGCCCTGAATGGTCGGAAGATAAAGCTCGCCTCGGGTCAAGAGGTTGTCCTCGCCACGCGCGATGCGCAGGTGGTCTCTCTTGATCGAACCTGGCGGGATCAGGTCCTCTCCCTGCTGAGCGATCCGAATATTGCCTATATTTTGATGCTGCTTGGGATGTACGGACTCTTTTTCGAGTTGTCGAACCCGGGCAATATCCTGCCCGGCGTTGTGGGCGCTATCAGCATTCTTTTGGCGCTTTATGCGATGAAAGTTCTTCCGATAAATTATGTGGGGCTGCTCTTGATGGGGCTGGCCGTTATCATGTTCTTGCTTGAGATTACGGTGGTGAGCTATGGCGGTTTGACTATCGGCGGGATCGTGGCAATGACGCTGGGCTCTGTCATGTTGATCGACTCGCCCGAGCCCTATCTTCAGATCAGCCTTACGGTAATCCTTCCTGCTGTTGCGGGCACGGCGGCGTTTTTCGTGTGGATTGTCGGTCTGGGGTTTCGGGTCCAACAAACGGCGCCGGTGAGCGGCGCCGAAGGCATGATCGATATGATCGGTGTTGTCCGCTCATCGGATAACGGGAAGTTGAAGGTTTTTGTGCACGGAGAAATCTGGACGGCGGATTCCGAGGAAGAAATAGAGGCCGGGGGAAAAGTCCGGGTCGTTTCCATGGATGGCCTTAAACTTCGAGTAGCCAGAGAGGGGTAAATAATATGAGCTATACATTGATCGTCATTGTTGCGGTGGTGGGCCTGTTCCTTTTCAGTGCCATCCGGGTTCTGAACGAGTACGAGCGAGCGGTTGTTTTCCGGCTCGGCCGGTTTCTCCGGACGAAAGGGCCCGGCCTGATCATCGTTCTGCCGGTGATCGATCGAATCGTGCGCATCAGCCTGCGGCTTGTTACGATGGATGTGCCCTCACAGGACATCATCACGAAAGACAACGTTTCGGTGAAGGTGAACGCGGTGGTTTACTTCCGTGTCCTGAACCCCGAGCACGCCGTTATCGAGGTTGAGGATTTTCTTTACGCCACCGGGCAGTTGAGTCAGACCACGCTGCGTAGCGTGTTGGGGCAAATGGATCTCGATGATCTTCTCTCTGAGCGCGATAAGATCAACGTCCAGCTTCAGGAGCTTTTAGATCAGGCGACCGACGCGTGGGGCATCAAGGTGACGAATGTCGAGGTTAAGCACGTTGATCTGCCCACGGAGATGCAGCGGGCTATCGCTCGCCAGGCCGAGGCCGAGCGCGAACGCCGCGCGAAGGTGATTCACGCCGAGGGTGAATTCCAGGCCAGTGAGCGCCTCTCCGAGGCCGCCCAAATCATCGGAAGGGCGCCCGGCGCGCTTCAGTTGCGCTTCCTTCAAACCC contains:
- a CDS encoding nodulation protein NfeD gives rise to the protein MTGSREFLKNVRRLHLALFLAGSLLLSLASAHSLFAQGGQPVLVIDVEDAISPGSTSYVSHALEQARLQGAQLLVIRLDTPGGLVSSTRAIVKLIFASSTPVAVFVAPGGARAASAGTFITMSAHIAAMAPGTNIGAASPVAGGGKQIEGDMRNKAMNDVAAFARSIATRMGRNAEWAESAVREAVSVDEAEALKLKVIDLVAVDVKSLLLALNGRKIKLASGQEVVLATRDAQVVSLDRTWRDQVLSLLSDPNIAYILMLLGMYGLFFELSNPGNILPGVVGAISILLALYAMKVLPINYVGLLLMGLAVIMFLLEITVVSYGGLTIGGIVAMTLGSVMLIDSPEPYLQISLTVILPAVAGTAAFFVWIVGLGFRVQQTAPVSGAEGMIDMIGVVRSSDNGKLKVFVHGEIWTADSEEEIEAGGKVRVVSMDGLKLRVAREG
- a CDS encoding slipin family protein produces the protein MSYTLIVIVAVVGLFLFSAIRVLNEYERAVVFRLGRFLRTKGPGLIIVLPVIDRIVRISLRLVTMDVPSQDIITKDNVSVKVNAVVYFRVLNPEHAVIEVEDFLYATGQLSQTTLRSVLGQMDLDDLLSERDKINVQLQELLDQATDAWGIKVTNVEVKHVDLPTEMQRAIARQAEAERERRAKVIHAEGEFQASERLSEAAQIIGRAPGALQLRFLQTLSEVATENNSTIVFPLPMDLITPFLMGDTMPKSGGGDPPKSVDA